The Mixophyes fleayi isolate aMixFle1 chromosome 9, aMixFle1.hap1, whole genome shotgun sequence DNA window gtctcatccatgtatctgtctgtctacccctcactttagattgtacgctcctttgagcagggctctcctacctcctgtttccatcacttttaactgcgctctccagctactcagttcacctcctctcggtccctctgccctctgtctcctctcgcttctctccgctcccctcagtgactctttacctgtcatccgtgcccaccctcttgggccatagttacctgcctgtactcacttttcccctccctccctccctctctttcttgctgtgcctgagcccccagagttatagtgcttactgttacttgtactgtgctgtttcaccttgtactgtgccattgtttgtccttgtacggcgctacggatactttgtggcgccctataaataaaaattaataataataaaaataaatgcagaacctcattgaaatgaatgggagaaaCTGTACATTAAACAAATGTATcacatgaatcattatttatataaaatcaccatattacacagcactgtagaGAGAATATTTAAGCATTCAGTCATCCACATCAGGCCCTGCTCCATCATAACTTTCAGTCTAAAATATCTTCAAACACACAGACCCTACATCTCATTTTTGTCAACAGCCAATTAGACTACTAGTATGTTTGgggactgtgagaggaaaccagagcattcaGGGGAAACATGGGGTGAGCATATACTATTACCAATCACCTTTAGATCAGCAAACTTTTTGGTTCATTTCATTTAAAGACTAAAACCACCTCATATGTGCCAATATACAtcaatatatatttgcattgtcCATCAGaattgcagcatggtggctaagtggttagcacttctgcctcacagcactggggtcagagttcaattcccgtccatggccttatctgtgtaaagtttgtatattctccccatgtttgcgtgggtttcctccgggtgctcccacactccaaaaacatactagtaggttaattggctgctatcaaaattgaccctagtctccttcctctctctgtgtgtatgttagggaatttagactgtaaactccaatggggcagggactgatgtgaataagttctttgtacatcgctgcggaatcagtggcgccatataaataaatggtgatgatgattggcacCTTTTATTCTAAATCTTAATCCTCTTTGTTGGGGTTTTTATGCACAAAAAAGGACATGTTATAAGCTAAAACAATAAGGAAACTTAATTTTTCATTTAAGTTCTGTAACAACAACTAAAggcattttcattatatttttgtacaataaaatatttttgtaattgCTACTGTAACTGATATCAGTAAAATCATCATTTCTCTCTTTGTATTACTTCCTTTCTAGACAAATCTGCCAATCTTCAAATTGAAGGATTCCACAGTTAGAAGACGATACAGTGATTTCGAGTGGTTGAAGAATGAACTTGAGAGAGACAGcaaggtgaggaattgcttttatTGCCTTTTTTCCTCAGGTCTTCAGCCCCAACTTTGAAAGGAAatttaagaggttttttttatccaaaaatGTGATTCTGTTTATCTAAATACTACAGTTAAGGCCGATTCAGTTCAGCGTAATGTGCCGTGGAGAGCCTCTGGAAAGCACCACATGGCAATTTAACGTACGCCACACCCCATAGAGATGCGCAGGAAAATCTGCGATGTTGGAAACTGTAGTATCCATAAATGCACACAGCCAAATGGCTACACATTGAGTAGGATTGAATCAGCCCcttataacaaaatataatactTGTGAATCCGTTCTCTTACCGTTCTCTTCTTGTAGATTGTAGTTCCACCATTACCTGGTAAAGCACTTAAGAGACAGCTCCCTTTCCGAGGAGATGAGGGCATTTTTGAAGAGTCTTTCATAGAAGAGCGACAACAAGGACTGGAGCAGTTTATTAACAAGTAAGAAAACTGTTTTACATCTTAGTATAGTGTATAATCGTGATGATGCTCCATTTTCACAATCTCACAAGTTTGCTTTGACCATATTTCTCACATATTCAAAGTGTCCTAAAGGAAAATATAATGCCGTTGTCAGGCAGTAATGGGAAATGAATCTGCTTTAAATGCATTCTGCATACAGCGATGCAAAACAATCTTTGTACTTGGCTTGAATTACGCTTTCTGACTCAAGAGTTTATTACCTCTAGATAAACCCATATTGCTGTCTTTTTACCTGTTCCTGTCACATGCATAGCCTCCTGCAGGATAGTTCCGTGCAGCCTGCGGCCCAGCAGTTGTGTACAATTGGTGTAGACTTTACAGCCATGtcacttaaaacaaaaaaaaaaccatgtacAAATGTACACACACTTTGTGCCAAATAGACTAAATTTATAATAAAGTAAACATATTTGGTTTCCCTATAAACTTTTAATTTCATGCATGTATGCCGCCTATGCACGCACATAAGCAGGGTGTGGCGGATAGAGGTACTGAGCATAGTAATAAATCCTAATTGTCAAGCATATTATACAACCCCATAGTTGGCACATGCATCTCCTAACATACTATCTCTCACTGGCATTACCTGCTGCAGCTCACAAACAGAGCTGGGCTCCTGCCTATACATGTGTGCGTGGGCAGGTCTGTAATGGCTGCAACTGCAATCATCTATGTTTGTATTTGTAGCACTCTGTATATTAACCTCCGCAGGACCACAACCTAAAATTGTATTCTCTGTATGACCTGGACCCAGGCgctgcatttttcttttatttcctttttttttcattttcaaaagcAAAGGAACATtcttaaatgaaaatgtaatccTCTCCCCTAAGCTAAAATTACAGGGATCATCTATCTTTTATGCTACTATCATCTCATTTGCATAGAATAGCATTAAAAGGGGACCGTAAAAAACTAAGGTCTACTTTAACAGAACAATTAAATAGTTATCTGTTTCACTAAAAGAATATCATAGTGATTATATTAACAAAGCTTGAAATATTTGCAGTAAAGTATGTTTTGCATAAGAGGTGAGTTTTCTTTGCACGTCTTACATAAATGTAGTCCTATTGGTTTCTATGACATAACCTTATCTCAATATTCAACCTTACACCTCAATTTTTAGGTCTTTTTCCCAGTTTTGATTTTATACTTTCAAACCATGGTGAACTTATGTAGACTGCACTGGGAACAGTGCTTTACAGGCAAGCGCACAGTTAAGGAGGAATAAGACCTTTAGCAGCAGTTTTAGAGAgcaggttaagtatacatttataaatacaaataaaataatcacaATTAGTCAGTTGTTTTGCATAGCATGGTtactgtttatatagtgccaatcaccctgcgcattgctgtacagagaatgttatcattgacatcagtccctgccctattggagcttacagtctaaattccttagaACACGCACTCTATGATCTATTTTgtctgaagccaattaacctactagcatattttttggactgtgggaagaaacttGCACAAACACTGGGaaaacatacaacctccacacataTAAGAGCCCAGGTTGGACTCAAACCTATGATCCCAGGGCTGTTAGGCAGCTATGCTAACAACTATGACACTAGCATTTAaccatttatacaatattttgttaaATGTAGGTGACATGGGCTGAGACTTCTTATTTACAGGACTGCTGACATtagtattgtttgtatttgtgttttgggATTATTTTGTAGTATATGCATGCTCATATCCATTTGTAATGTATGCTGTCTTCTTCCCTTTCAGGATCGCTGGACATCCCCTTGCTCAGAATGAGCGATGTCTGCATATGTTCTTGCAGGACGAAACAATTGATAGGAATTATGTGCCAGGCAAAGTGCGCCAATGAGAGCTCTAGGCacatccttctcctcctctccccctcacaTACATACCCACTATTGCCtgctaaattacatttatttttacactatgtCCCCTCTTGGTGTCATTCATGAGGCCATCCTGTGTTTTAAACCTGTCTGTATCACTCTCCCCCTCTCTGAATGCTGCAACTAGTAGAATTAAGCAAGCCTATTCATTTTCATCCTCTTCCTTGCCTGGCGTTAGGGAGTGATGCAACCTGGCCTTTTTCTTCTATATTGCTAGCTCTGAGATGCGAGTTATATTGACCTAGAGATAAGTGGTTTCCCTTCCAAACATTATTTTCTCGGGTGAATGTTCAGAGCAGCGTCCATCAAAAATACTTTTGTTCTAGTGAGCATTCATACATGCCCTGGAGTGCTCTTTCAAGTGGAATACTTTTCTTCCCTCTAACTAGTCCATGACTGGCAAATATTGTAATACAATCTATAACTTGTTGTGTCCCGGGTCTTGGAGTGACTAAGCAAGTATGCACTCTCCCCACCCTCTCTGTGTTATCACTACAAgtgtgctgtttatttaatgctcGGAGTAAAGACCTCAGATATTGTATAGGCATCGACCTGCTGCACAGCCAAAAATGTGTATTCTCTGATATGTAAGTGGTTATAACTGATCACACCTGCTCTATTTGAACCCAGTTCCAGCAAACATTGAAGATCAGAAGTAAAAGTTGTCTGCTCAGTCTTCGTGTCTACTGCAGAAGATGGTCTTGACTGAGAGATCTAAACAAAGTGAAATAAACGAATATATGAGCTTCAAGAATTGTTTCCTGACTATGGGGAACTTAGCTGGTACCATACACTGGTCTTCGTGGAGAACAGGCATGGCTGGTCACTGGTCAGCTCTGGACATGTAGGCAATGAAGGACATGGCCATCATTAAAcagctttttgtttgttttgctacATATTTGTTTAGCACTTGTGGTTGGTTGGTTGGGAgggagaaatatatttattaatgatcagCTTTGGGGTGGAGGCATAGTGGCTGTTGTTAAATGAGAGGTGTCATGGCTGTCACTGTGATCTCCTGTGTGGGCTGACCAGTTATAACACTCGGACCTGGGCTTATGAGCATATTTGCTGCTTGTGTCCTTGTGCTGGAGACCATGTCTGTGTATATAAAAATCTATATCTGACATTTGGTGTAAGAGTTTTCACTGTATTGCTTCACCTCGTCCAGATATAGGGTTACACATGGAGGCAAATGGTTCTGGTTTGATAGAACTATAACTAGAATGCAAACAATTTATTTCTCATTTAATTGTAACCTACACACCACTTTTCAAATTTATTTCTTCTTCATGCACTCTTCTCAATTTGTTTCATAGTCCTGGGCCTGGAAGGATGTTTTTCTACTATAACCATAGTTGGAAGTTCTGGTTTTACACCAACACCTTGACATACTGCTTAATTTTCTGCAAAATCATACAGGTTTTACATTAGCTAAAGAACAAGCAGGACCACTTAGGTTGCTTAGTTGCCTATCTTGTGGTGAGAAAACATTGTCCATAGTTATAGTTGATTTGAACTGTTAGGTGTactacaaatatttttaaattcgCTTGCAGATTTAGATTACTGCTCCATGCACCCACAACTTTTTCAACATAGCAGTATTGCTTAACATTACTCCTGAAGTACCTCCTTCAAACTTtcatacatgatttttttttctggagaATATACTACCCTACTGAACTATATTTGTTGTACAGTTATGGGCTCTCGTCTCCCAAAAATACCAGAAATCAGTAGATGTggaaaaaagtaaattaattgCTGCTGTTTGGTGTTTTAATGTACACAGAAAACGTAGGTCCCGAACATTCCAAATAAGTTTCCATtcttgtatttaaaatgtatcctTCTGAATGATCTTTAAATGTATATAACTTATGCCTATGACCATTAGTTGAGCAAGTTTTCATTTTTCGTTATATTGATCATATTTGAGTTGTGTTGGCCAGAACTGAATACAGTATTCTTAATGTAACcaagccagagagagagagagagatcggtTACTGGGAATCCCAAGCTGTCTCACTACAAGTAATAGTTTTCTATACAATGTCGCCCTCTGGTGACTTTCACTGTTTAGCTTCATTTCCTGCTTATTTTCAAGCCCTCTGATGTAACAATAACTAATATCTTTGCAAGCAAAGGGACTTTTTCAAATGTTGCGATCTCCTAGTTAACAGAAATGCATTATATAGTTTGGTGGAATCATACTCTCTTGGATGTATAGAGAGATCATTTGtcttttaaaaaatgcatatggGAAGCTTTATAAGACAACGAGGCTTCACTTCTGAAATTCTCGAATTTATTTAGTTGTAATGCTTTTTGTTATGTTAAATTCATAACCGAATTGTAAATACTCAATGTATTGAGCACATTAGTTTGGTTGCTATACTAGTTAGgtaatttgttttagaatgtAAACATCCTATTGTAGTATAAAAATGCTAAATGTTTCACAGATGTCCAAATAATCTCTATCAACTGAACCCCCTTATTCTATAGTCAAATATgtagacttgtttgacgtgatcTCATTGAATAttgtaagatgtattttttattttttttatgtaaagttTTCTCACCTTCAGCAAACTCCTTTTCTATCTACGGTTAGGCACCTTTGCTTTTACTTACCTGATTATTCATTACTGAATTTCTTATGGattgttattacatttatagCTCTTCATCATATGCAAAGAGTTATACTTTGCTGTTCAGAAATCTTGCAGTCATGCGAAAACATGTCGGATCATCTTTGATTCATTTTCTGTTCGTATAATGTTTTAACCAATAGAGAACGTCAAGTGTTCTTCTGTGCTATGAAAATGTGGTTATATATTATTGTGAATATGAAAGAACATATCTACAACAATTCTGTCTGACATTGTAGTGTATGTAGACAATTGGGCCACCGGCATTTAACCCAAATAGGTTTTAATCAATGGCTGATATATGGCATCACCAGCTAACCGGAATTGCAATGTAACATGCAGCCATGTATTCAGCCTGATCAGTGAACCACCAGTTATATGGCAAACTTTAATCTGCCACGTTTGGCAATTAAACTAAATGAACAGAGTTACTGTGTGTAAGCGTGCTTTAAAGGAGGCATTAGATAGATGTTGATTTATGGCCAGCGCTGAATACATGCAATCAAGTTCATAAATATTGAGAAATCGAcaaaattctcatattttgggctctatacaccaccacaatggatttgaaatgaaactaacaagacgtgctttaactgcagactttcagctttaatttgagggtattaacatccaaatcaggtgaacgatgtaggcattacaacagtttctatatgtgcctcccactttttaagggacaaaaaggaatgggacaattgactcaaaagctattttgTGGAAATGTGTgagctattccctcattatttcatcatcaattaagcagataaaaggtctggagttgattctaggtgtgacatttgcatttggaatctgttgttgtcgactctcaatatgagatccaaagagctgtcactatcaatgaagcaagccatcattaggctaaaATATCAAAACAAACCTATCAGAGAGagagcaaaaacattaggtgtggccaa harbors:
- the SNX12 gene encoding sorting nexin-12 is translated as MSDASVADTRRLNSKPQDLTDAYGPPSNFLEIDIFNPQTVGVGRNRYTVYEVRMRTNLPIFKLKDSTVRRRYSDFEWLKNELERDSKIVVPPLPGKALKRQLPFRGDEGIFEESFIEERQQGLEQFINKIAGHPLAQNERCLHMFLQDETIDRNYVPGKVRQ